In Paenibacillus larvae subsp. larvae, the following proteins share a genomic window:
- a CDS encoding FUSC family protein, giving the protein MTLGARVLKTGIAVTLSLYLSMFINAQLGLLAAVASIFAMQPSIYRSWRYFLDQLQTNTLGALLAITAGSIFPKDPVAVGIVAIVTIMICLKIKMGQNIGLTLVTVVAIMEASGTHWTYAFDRFLLTSLGIACAFLINILFMPPNLKNRFKRQVEQVLNQLSLLLRTVISNEMKKNVFHEMKDSLEESLQSLEDKYKLFEEENKKMKRMKYSQTRLLVVYKQALQTLRKGLDILDSVEEHYFQAERSPETHAYFDDHLEKLTKYHEYVFMKFEQKVKPDHRDMHDSMEHENIEFLRLIIEYGEWREGKHRLHIVASEIYDYGYQIGRLDKLVEQYNKGQGQEEASKQEH; this is encoded by the coding sequence ATGACACTTGGAGCCAGAGTACTTAAAACAGGAATAGCAGTCACTCTCTCCCTTTATCTAAGTATGTTCATCAATGCGCAGTTAGGACTTCTCGCGGCGGTTGCCTCCATCTTTGCCATGCAGCCCTCCATTTACCGATCCTGGAGGTATTTTCTTGATCAGCTGCAAACGAATACACTTGGTGCTCTGCTGGCGATAACGGCCGGTTCTATTTTTCCTAAAGACCCTGTTGCTGTAGGGATTGTAGCCATTGTTACAATTATGATCTGTTTAAAAATTAAGATGGGGCAAAATATTGGTTTGACCCTTGTTACCGTCGTAGCGATCATGGAGGCTTCCGGTACACACTGGACTTATGCATTTGACCGTTTCCTGCTGACTTCACTGGGAATTGCCTGTGCATTTCTAATCAATATCCTGTTTATGCCCCCAAATCTTAAGAACAGATTCAAACGGCAGGTAGAACAGGTCCTGAATCAACTCTCTTTGCTGCTGCGTACAGTTATTTCCAATGAGATGAAGAAAAATGTGTTTCATGAGATGAAAGACAGTTTGGAGGAATCGCTTCAGTCCCTGGAGGATAAATACAAACTATTCGAAGAAGAGAACAAAAAGATGAAACGGATGAAATACAGCCAGACAAGACTGCTCGTAGTTTACAAACAGGCGCTTCAAACCTTGCGTAAGGGACTTGATATCCTTGATTCGGTAGAAGAGCATTATTTCCAGGCAGAGCGGTCACCGGAAACCCATGCTTATTTTGACGATCATCTGGAAAAATTGACAAAATATCATGAGTATGTATTTATGAAATTTGAACAAAAGGTAAAGCCGGATCATCGTGACATGCACGACAGCATGGAGCATGAAAATATCGAGTTTTTAAGACTGATTATAGAGTACGGTGAATGGAGGGAAGGAAAGCACCGCCTGCATATTGTCGCTTCGGAGATTTACGACTACGGATATCAAATAGGACGTCTTGATAAACTGGTGGAACAGTACAACAAGGGACAGGGCCAAGAAGAAGCGTCTAAACAAGAGCATTGA
- a CDS encoding tyrosine-type recombinase/integrase produces the protein MISVILVTLLIEAGAPMKAIQQRLGHSKHQTTADIYTHITKKVSRDTAEKFDKFAPQNFRPQSVPKS, from the coding sequence ATGATCTCCGTCATTCTAGTAACTCTTTTAATTGAGGCTGGAGCACCCATGAAAGCCATACAACAAAGACTCGGACATTCGAAGCATCAAACAACGGCTGATATATACACCCACATCACTAAAAAAGTTAGCCGTGATACAGCAGAAAAATTTGATAAGTTCGCCCCTCAAAATTTTCGTCCCCAATCCGTCCCCAAGTCATGA
- a CDS encoding PIG-L deacetylase family protein, which translates to MNKKLLFVFAHPDDESFGCGGTIPKYHHAGASISLVSATSGCKGKPGPFQLTTREEKAKHREGELQRACGILGVDKLILYRYLDGEVNQVGKKELTDRIAATILEEAPDVIVTFPPDGISGHPDHIAISFAVQRAVQQAEQDMSPDLYPDLYFIALPPQVAFRRQGVNLPSCKVEMGDYRETKARALQAHQSQVFSVNRTFPGVMEGKLDVLLPMEYYTLVRRSGQPVETPQAADERDIPAIDFI; encoded by the coding sequence ATGAATAAAAAACTGCTGTTCGTGTTTGCCCATCCGGATGACGAATCATTTGGCTGCGGCGGAACGATCCCTAAATACCACCATGCAGGAGCTTCGATATCACTTGTCAGTGCCACTTCCGGATGTAAAGGAAAACCAGGGCCGTTTCAACTTACCACCAGGGAGGAAAAAGCTAAACACCGGGAGGGAGAGCTGCAGAGAGCCTGCGGCATCCTGGGTGTAGATAAACTGATTTTGTATCGTTATTTAGACGGTGAAGTAAACCAGGTGGGCAAAAAAGAATTGACGGACCGGATAGCTGCCACCATTCTGGAAGAAGCCCCGGACGTCATTGTTACATTTCCTCCGGATGGAATATCGGGTCACCCTGATCACATTGCTATTTCGTTTGCTGTCCAGCGTGCAGTCCAGCAGGCTGAGCAGGATATGAGTCCGGATCTTTACCCCGATCTGTATTTTATTGCACTCCCCCCTCAAGTCGCTTTTCGAAGACAAGGGGTGAATCTGCCTTCCTGCAAGGTGGAGATGGGGGACTACAGGGAAACGAAGGCCCGTGCTTTACAAGCCCACCAAAGCCAGGTATTTTCTGTGAACCGGACGTTTCCGGGAGTTATGGAAGGGAAGTTGGATGTTCTGCTTCCGATGGAATACTATACTTTGGTACGTCGTAGCGGACAGCCTGTTGAGACCCCTCAAGCGGCTGATGAGCGTGATATTCCTGCCATTGATTTCATTTGA
- a CDS encoding DgaE family pyridoxal phosphate-dependent ammonia lyase produces MSIYTEFGLKRVINASGKMTALGASAVHPSVAEALNEASQNYVVMDDLMKTAGKFIAEETGAEDGCPVSGAAAGIAISIAACITGTNLNLIERIPFTQGLKNEVVVQKGHSVHFGASITQMIMIGGGVPIEVGQANHTEKAHITEAINERTACLLYVKSHHAIQKGMQSIESMLEVARDKGIPLIVDAAAEEDLHTYIQRGADLVIYSGAKAIEGPTSGFICGRSDLIRSCHAQYKGIARPMKIGKEAIMGLLAALRRYKDRDDHAEDQIKRMKHLLNQLEDLPGIQGRLVQDEAGRAIYRAELQVDAAAAGVDARGLIRELESGNPSIYTRNYYANVGKIAIDPRPMRPGEEDLVADRIRQIIGNEA; encoded by the coding sequence GTGAGTATTTATACCGAATTTGGACTGAAACGGGTTATAAACGCCAGCGGAAAGATGACTGCGCTCGGAGCAAGCGCAGTCCATCCTTCCGTTGCCGAAGCACTGAATGAAGCTTCGCAAAATTATGTCGTCATGGATGATCTGATGAAGACAGCAGGGAAATTTATAGCCGAGGAGACGGGTGCGGAGGACGGATGTCCCGTGTCCGGGGCCGCGGCTGGAATAGCCATTTCAATAGCTGCTTGTATTACCGGAACCAATCTAAACCTTATTGAACGGATTCCGTTCACGCAAGGGCTTAAGAACGAAGTGGTTGTGCAAAAAGGTCATTCCGTTCATTTTGGGGCTTCCATTACTCAAATGATCATGATAGGCGGAGGAGTGCCTATTGAAGTTGGCCAGGCGAACCATACAGAGAAGGCGCATATTACAGAAGCTATAAATGAACGAACTGCTTGTTTGTTATATGTTAAGTCTCATCATGCCATTCAAAAGGGAATGCAATCGATAGAATCGATGCTGGAAGTAGCCAGAGATAAGGGGATTCCGCTTATTGTTGATGCGGCTGCCGAGGAAGATTTGCATACTTACATTCAGCGGGGCGCTGATCTTGTCATATACAGTGGAGCAAAAGCCATAGAAGGACCGACTTCAGGATTCATTTGCGGACGCTCTGATCTGATCAGGTCTTGCCATGCGCAGTACAAAGGTATTGCAAGGCCTATGAAGATCGGAAAAGAAGCGATTATGGGTCTCCTTGCAGCATTAAGGCGATACAAAGACAGAGACGATCATGCGGAGGATCAGATAAAGCGGATGAAACATCTGCTCAACCAGTTGGAAGATCTGCCGGGGATTCAAGGAAGATTAGTTCAGGATGAAGCAGGCCGAGCCATATACCGGGCGGAGCTGCAGGTGGATGCGGCGGCTGCCGGAGTGGATGCACGAGGGCTTATCCGCGAATTGGAGTCGGGAAATCCTTCCATTTATACCCGAAATTATTATGCGAATGTAGGGAAAATTGCGATTGACCCCCGCCCGATGAGGCCCGGTGAGGAGGATCTTGTGGCGGATCGTATTAGACAAATAATCGGAAATGAGGCTTAA
- a CDS encoding PRD domain-containing protein, translating into MQSADSLIQDIMAGVKVPVQDPVPLRCLLEQTYKVAEELKLNLTLSRWIALGNHYAAMINRLQAGDKLPPVEEEAFNEISAAAEEASAFVLRSYHEQLKLNIDRTEIFLLAVHFEAALQW; encoded by the coding sequence ATGCAATCAGCCGACTCACTGATTCAAGACATCATGGCGGGGGTCAAAGTTCCTGTACAGGACCCGGTTCCGCTTCGTTGTTTACTGGAGCAAACGTATAAGGTTGCTGAAGAGCTCAAACTGAATCTTACATTATCCCGGTGGATAGCCTTAGGCAATCATTATGCGGCTATGATTAACCGGCTCCAAGCCGGTGATAAACTGCCGCCTGTGGAGGAAGAAGCATTTAACGAGATTTCGGCGGCTGCGGAAGAGGCGAGCGCTTTCGTTCTGAGGTCTTATCATGAGCAGCTTAAACTGAATATCGACAGGACGGAAATCTTTCTTCTTGCGGTTCATTTTGAAGCGGCTTTGCAGTGGTAA
- a CDS encoding DUF4310 family protein → MNNEQLLEQKYKSFWYAEWTFPIFVAFLSAGIFAGTHMFYVYHVGAFNDIAIVAMLSAGIEGGSYGAAAAFGASFLFARVLEGSLIGILDIGGAIQTGLGIGVPALMLGAGITATITSFPLALVTGAVLGYIIGGIIIFIRKYTINQSNSTFGADIMMGAGNASGRYLGPLIVISAATASIPVGLGAIAGAGAFYAWKKPIAGGAIIGAMIMGAFFPLPLN, encoded by the coding sequence ATGAACAACGAGCAACTGTTGGAACAGAAGTATAAAAGCTTTTGGTATGCCGAATGGACGTTTCCGATTTTTGTAGCTTTTTTGAGTGCAGGTATTTTTGCGGGTACCCATATGTTTTACGTCTATCATGTCGGGGCTTTTAATGATATTGCCATTGTAGCCATGCTGTCAGCTGGTATTGAGGGGGGAAGTTACGGGGCTGCAGCTGCTTTCGGGGCCAGCTTCCTGTTTGCCCGCGTTCTGGAAGGCTCCCTAATCGGTATTCTGGACATTGGCGGTGCTATCCAGACAGGGCTTGGTATCGGTGTCCCGGCTTTGATGCTGGGAGCCGGGATAACCGCTACGATCACTTCATTCCCTCTTGCCTTGGTTACGGGTGCTGTGCTGGGATATATCATTGGGGGAATCATTATCTTCATTCGTAAATATACGATCAATCAGTCTAACTCCACTTTTGGGGCAGATATCATGATGGGAGCCGGGAATGCCTCAGGCCGTTATTTGGGCCCGCTAATTGTTATCTCAGCTGCCACGGCCTCTATTCCTGTCGGGCTTGGTGCCATCGCCGGAGCAGGTGCATTTTACGCCTGGAAGAAGCCCATCGCGGGTGGAGCTATTATTGGGGCTATGATTATGGGAGCATTTTTTCCTCTTCCGTTGAACTAA
- a CDS encoding amidohydrolase/deacetylase family metallohydrolase encodes MNKTVLTNGHIIDPSLCLNGKYDILLEHGRIIGLIAPGHIHEWEGDANVLDMEGCYISPGWIDLHVHVFPEKAKIGIEADSIGVKQGVTTIVDAGSSGVNDYRTFKETVIKPSITEVLAWVNISSDGLCQGLSELVDLSRLAPEQTVQLIRDEPAAIGIKARMSASVVKNNGIYPLEVAVSAADLAGVPVMVHIGNAPPELGEVLERLRDGDVVTHAFHGKKGGMLNGEGRILPEAEEALRRGVLLDLGHGTSSFSFESLARYKELGLQPFTISTDLYSTNRGGPVYSLAVTMNKVLTLGYSLEEVIRAVTTAPAKILRREHDLGTLREGSIADLTVFRLHPEEEKLIDSEKVERTARQKLTPLWTIKEGNVIACNQPTH; translated from the coding sequence ATGAATAAAACAGTATTAACAAATGGTCATATTATAGACCCGAGCCTATGTCTTAACGGGAAATATGATATTCTGCTGGAACACGGCCGCATTATCGGCCTTATAGCCCCAGGCCATATCCATGAATGGGAGGGAGATGCCAACGTCCTGGATATGGAAGGTTGCTATATTTCTCCAGGTTGGATCGATCTTCATGTCCATGTGTTCCCGGAAAAGGCCAAAATCGGTATTGAGGCTGATTCAATTGGAGTTAAGCAGGGAGTTACTACTATTGTCGATGCGGGTAGCTCTGGTGTAAACGATTACAGAACCTTTAAGGAGACAGTTATTAAGCCGAGTATTACCGAAGTGCTGGCCTGGGTAAACATATCGTCTGACGGTTTATGCCAGGGCCTCTCGGAGTTGGTAGACTTATCGAGACTGGCCCCTGAACAAACGGTACAATTGATCCGGGATGAGCCTGCCGCTATAGGAATTAAAGCCAGAATGAGTGCCTCCGTAGTTAAGAACAATGGAATTTATCCATTGGAAGTGGCGGTGTCGGCTGCTGATCTCGCCGGAGTTCCGGTTATGGTTCATATCGGAAATGCGCCTCCTGAACTAGGTGAGGTATTGGAAAGATTAAGAGACGGAGACGTGGTTACCCATGCATTTCATGGAAAGAAAGGCGGTATGCTGAACGGAGAAGGACGGATTCTTCCGGAAGCCGAAGAAGCATTAAGACGGGGGGTTCTGCTTGATTTAGGCCACGGGACCTCCAGTTTCAGCTTTGAGAGCCTGGCGCGATACAAGGAGCTTGGACTTCAGCCGTTCACGATCAGTACGGACTTATACAGTACAAATAGGGGAGGTCCCGTATATAGTCTGGCGGTTACGATGAACAAAGTACTTACACTGGGGTATTCACTGGAAGAAGTGATCCGGGCGGTAACAACGGCCCCTGCGAAAATATTACGGAGAGAACATGACCTGGGTACACTCCGTGAAGGGTCGATTGCTGACCTTACGGTATTCCGCCTGCACCCGGAGGAAGAGAAGCTTATCGATTCGGAGAAAGTGGAACGGACGGCCCGCCAGAAGCTGACTCCGCTTTGGACGATTAAAGAAGGGAACGTGATTGCATGCAATCAGCCGACTCACTGA
- a CDS encoding DUF4312 family protein: MLREETLTLELHGKGNTKEQAFRQIFQQIQPAIKKQISEPPIRIEPLDMQVISAKESSCTERFMGFLFPRKKYTYEVQAKVTVRLCCIEMSKIVFDKEHEVLTPAQRVMKLR, translated from the coding sequence TTGCTCAGGGAAGAGACTCTGACACTTGAGCTTCACGGGAAAGGGAATACGAAGGAACAAGCTTTCAGGCAAATTTTTCAGCAAATTCAACCTGCTATCAAAAAACAAATTTCAGAGCCGCCCATCCGGATCGAACCATTGGATATGCAAGTTATATCGGCAAAGGAAAGTTCTTGCACAGAAAGGTTTATGGGGTTTTTGTTTCCCCGCAAAAAATACACCTATGAAGTTCAGGCGAAGGTCACAGTCCGTCTGTGCTGCATTGAAATGTCCAAAATCGTGTTTGATAAGGAGCACGAAGTACTGACACCGGCACAAAGGGTAATGAAGCTTCGTTAG
- a CDS encoding putative holin-like toxin produces MKQAIVAYVGGRITSKGGDAMETFQALQLMFLFGMFILALTFIRKMK; encoded by the coding sequence ATGAAACAAGCAATAGTGGCTTACGTGGGCGGTCGCATCACCTCGAAAGGAGGTGATGCTATGGAGACGTTTCAGGCTCTTCAATTAATGTTCCTGTTCGGAATGTTTATTCTAGCGCTAACGTTTATCCGGAAAATGAAATAG
- a CDS encoding glycine-rich SFCGS family protein, with protein MLKIVIGDRLGKGSNVAKGVEAAGGQAIVIPGFGADMKLGDFMKKEDADLGISFCGSGGAGAITAQTKYGYPVKYGMRSVDEGITAIKEGKRVLGFGFMDTEELGRRLTEELRKQKGV; from the coding sequence ATGTTAAAAATTGTGATTGGTGACCGTTTGGGAAAAGGCAGCAACGTTGCAAAAGGAGTGGAGGCTGCAGGAGGACAGGCCATTGTTATCCCGGGATTCGGAGCTGACATGAAGCTTGGCGATTTCATGAAAAAAGAGGATGCGGATCTGGGCATTTCTTTCTGCGGAAGTGGTGGTGCCGGTGCTATAACCGCACAAACCAAATACGGATATCCGGTCAAATATGGAATGCGCTCCGTGGATGAAGGGATTACGGCCATTAAAGAAGGAAAGAGAGTGCTCGGATTTGGTTTCATGGATACAGAAGAGCTTGGTCGCCGTCTGACAGAAGAACTTCGCAAGCAAAAGGGGGTGTAA
- a CDS encoding site-specific integrase: MLFIPVWYTRRVSCFLLVISFLYKAPLRKGGQLSNGTIEYIYRVLKNILERSKEWGLIKVNPIVGVKKPKVEQPEIEFYDDNEAKEVITALNEEPRKWRLFILGSMIGGFRRGELLALEWADFDFNGMTLSINFLNNKRSCRGKGT; the protein is encoded by the coding sequence ATGCTTTTTATTCCTGTGTGGTATACCAGAAGAGTTTCATGTTTTTTATTAGTTATCTCATTTTTATACAAAGCACCTCTAAGAAAAGGTGGTCAACTATCTAACGGCACTATAGAATATATCTATAGGGTTTTGAAAAACATTCTGGAGAGATCCAAGGAATGGGGATTGATTAAAGTAAACCCAATTGTTGGAGTAAAGAAACCTAAGGTAGAGCAGCCAGAAATTGAATTTTATGATGACAATGAAGCTAAAGAAGTCATAACAGCTTTAAATGAAGAACCTAGAAAGTGGAGACTTTTCATATTAGGTTCCATGATCGGCGGGTTCCGCCGAGGTGAATTATTAGCATTAGAGTGGGCAGATTTCGATTTTAACGGCATGACATTATCGATAAACTTCCTTAACAATAAACGGTCATGCCGTGGAAAAGGAACCTAA
- a CDS encoding SCP2 sterol-binding domain-containing protein, which yields MFGKLKIKGDLSLAMKLQGVLQRYSS from the coding sequence ATGTTCGGCAAATTAAAGATCAAAGGGGATCTGAGCTTAGCCATGAAACTTCAGGGCGTCCTGCAGCGGTACAGTTCTTAG
- a CDS encoding DUF4311 domain-containing protein, which yields MVTFMIVLKSIIIGAFVGFGTGAGAARMFHAPKVQGMGAFRTYGELNACEGDPIAHFSYGLGFLFNAWASVVGAGAFTQDVDHRIIPNWSAAALLWKNKNVEETLHNPKKMAIAGAIIGALVVSVLNSTVSVIPQAMQAVALEVLVPAANWLINPVMPIVFWMAAMDAGKRTGLWGTVLGGLSHLIMGNAVPGIVLGILIGKGVDDAGWNKITKTLVTAIVLLFVLSAFFRGFDASLLNSVGVPIPDWLKALHSFFGSEVK from the coding sequence ATGGTCACGTTTATGATCGTATTGAAATCGATAATTATCGGAGCTTTTGTAGGCTTTGGTACCGGAGCGGGTGCGGCGAGAATGTTTCATGCTCCGAAAGTTCAGGGTATGGGGGCTTTTCGGACATATGGGGAATTAAATGCATGTGAGGGTGACCCTATTGCCCACTTTTCCTATGGGCTCGGTTTCCTTTTTAACGCTTGGGCCTCCGTAGTCGGTGCAGGAGCCTTCACTCAAGATGTGGATCACCGGATTATTCCTAACTGGTCCGCTGCAGCTTTGCTATGGAAAAACAAGAATGTAGAAGAAACCCTTCATAATCCGAAAAAGATGGCAATTGCCGGTGCAATTATAGGTGCTTTAGTAGTTTCTGTGCTAAATTCAACGGTATCCGTTATTCCTCAGGCTATGCAGGCTGTTGCGCTTGAAGTATTGGTCCCGGCGGCCAACTGGCTGATTAATCCGGTTATGCCGATTGTATTTTGGATGGCGGCGATGGATGCAGGGAAACGTACAGGCCTGTGGGGAACCGTACTTGGGGGTCTCTCTCATCTTATTATGGGGAATGCAGTTCCAGGAATCGTTCTTGGTATTCTGATAGGAAAAGGTGTAGATGATGCAGGATGGAACAAGATAACGAAAACGCTGGTGACGGCTATCGTGTTGCTGTTTGTTCTAAGCGCGTTCTTCCGCGGATTTGATGCCAGCTTGCTGAACAGCGTTGGTGTGCCGATACCCGATTGGCTGAAAGCACTGCATTCATTCTTTGGATCTGAGGTGAAGTAA
- a CDS encoding ABC transporter permease, with protein MKEKYSVYSIASEIEQINTIFLVMKIGLIFVGTIALLIASIGIFNTMTMAVTERSQDIGIMKAIGAHPKTIKSVFLIESSYIELMGALFGTIVAYMISFGVNAAMPLIIRSFMNDRLPEGFMLSHIPVYLTLICVAISLTVAIISGYRPAKKATKVDVLKALRRDV; from the coding sequence TTGAAGGAAAAGTATTCGGTTTATAGCATCGCCAGTGAGATAGAACAAATCAATACGATCTTCCTTGTCATGAAAATCGGCCTCATTTTCGTGGGGACTATTGCTCTCTTGATCGCTTCCATCGGTATTTTCAACACGATGACCATGGCTGTTACGGAAAGATCCCAGGATATCGGAATAATGAAAGCTATTGGCGCCCATCCGAAAACAATTAAAAGCGTGTTCTTGATTGAGAGCAGCTATATTGAACTTATGGGAGCCCTGTTTGGTACCATCGTCGCCTATATGATTTCCTTCGGCGTCAATGCTGCCATGCCGCTTATTATCAGATCATTTATGAACGATAGATTGCCGGAAGGATTTATGCTCAGCCATATTCCGGTTTACCTTACACTGATCTGTGTGGCTATTTCGCTGACCGTCGCTATCATCTCAGGTTATCGTCCTGCCAAAAAAGCCACTAAAGTGGATGTGCTGAAAGCACTTCGCCGGGACGTGTAG